In the Granulosicoccus antarcticus IMCC3135 genome, TAGCCTGTCTGATCATCGCCTCCATCACTTACGTTATCGGTCAGATGACAGGTGTTGGCGTAGCGTTCTCGCGCTTCCTGGAAGTTGACAACGATACGGGTCTGTTCATCGGTGCCGCCATCGTATTCTTCTACGCCGTTCTGGGTGGTATGAAAGGTGTTACCTACACGCAGGTTGCTCAGTATTGCGTACTCATCCTGGCCTATACAATTCCGGCTATCTTCATCTCTCTGCAGTTGACGGGCGTTGCTTTGCCACCTATTGGTCTGTTTTCGGATCATGTCGCATCAGGTGTTCCTTTGCTGACAAAACTGAATCAGGTCGTCACAGAGCTGGGTTTTGCTAACTACACCGAACATCACAGCAACACGCTGAACATGGTGTTGTTCACCTTGTCACTGATGATCGGTACTGCTGGTCTGCCTCACGTCATCATTCGCTTCTTCACGGTTCCTAAAGTCTCAGATGCTCGCTGGTCTGCTGGTTGGGCTCTGGTCTTCATCGCCTTGCTGTATCTGACGGCTCCGGCTGTAGGTGCCATGGCACGTATGAACCTGATGGATACTGTCTATCCGGGTGGCGCACAGTCAGAATCTCTGAAGTATGAAGAGCGTCCAGACTGGATGAAGAACTGGGAAGTCACTGGTCTGCTGAAGTTTGAAGATAAGAACGGCGACGGTCAGATCCAGCTCTATAACGACAAGTCAGAAGCCTTTGCAGCTACTGCAGAAGCCAATGGTTGGAAAGGTTCGGAGCTGACAGTCAACCCTGACATCATCGTACTGGCCAATCCGGAAATTGCGGCTCTGCCAGGTTGGGTTATCGCACTGGTCGCAGCGGGTGGACTTGCAGCGGCGCTTTCAACCGCGGCGGGCCTGCTACTGGCTATCTCCTCTGCGGTGAGTCATGACGTTATCAAGGGTACCCTGGCTCCGAACATCTCGGAAAAAGGTGAGTTGTTGTCGGCACGTATTGCCATGGCGGTTGCTATCGCTGTCGCCACTTGGCTGGGATTGAATCCACCGGGATTTGCTGCTCAGACAGTCGCACTGGCGTTCGGATTGGCAGCAGCGTCAATCTTCCCGGCACTAATGATGGGTATCTTCTCTACTCGTGTTAACAACATCGGTGCTGTACTGGGTATGTTGTCTGGTCTGCTCTTCACCCTCGTGTACATCTTCATGTACAAGGGCTGGTTCTTCGTGCCGGGCACCAATCAGTTGATGGATACACCTGAAGGCTGGATCCTGGGTATTTCTCCACTGTCTATCGGTTCGGTGGGTGCGATGCTCAACTTCTTTGTCGCCATCATGGTGTCTCGGGCGACTGCACCACCTCCGGCTCATATCCGCGAGCTGGTCGAAAGTATCCGAGTCCCTCGTGGATCAGGTGCTGCTACCGACCATTAATTGTCAGCCTCGCTGACGGGCCATCTGTTAAAGGCTCGTCAGCAGAACTGATCGGTAGTTGTATTAAAAAAGGGTCCGCTGTATTGCGGGCCCTTTTGTATTGGGCAGTAGCAACTCATGCTTTGCGCATCCCACTTGTAATAAAACCCAGTAGCCGCAGTCAGAGAGAGCCAGAATCCAATGAACCAGCCTGCGAACTCCCAATCAGATGTGGTCGCCGTTGATAACGCGAATGTTGTGTACAAGCCGCAGGCGGTCTCTGTGTCCGTGCCTGATGTGGCAGGTTCAGACCGACTAACGAGCGTGCTTGTACGTGAAGTCATGAGCGTGGATCCGTTGTCAGTCCACCCATCGGAATCCATTCAGAGGGCGGCCTTACGGATGGGCAAGCACCGGATATCCTGTTTGCCGGTAGTGGAGGATGGGCGCCTCGTCGGTATGGTGACCGAGTCTGACTTTGTCAGTAAAGTGGTGGCTAAAAGCCTTATGGTCACCCAGCCTGTCAGCCGGGTGTCAACGCAGCAGCCACATTTCGTGACTCCTGATCAAAGTGTGCTGGATGTGCTCACTTTGATGACGCGTCACCGGATTGCCCATATGCCTGTCTGTATTGATGGCATGCTGGTCGGCATCGTCACGCAGACCGATGTGATCCGGCATCAGGTCGCCACCTCAGTCTTCATGGTCGGCGATATTGCGCGAATGAAGTCCAGCACCGCCATTGCGGCTGTTGTGCAGGAATTACCCAGATTACTGGTATCAAGAGTCGACAGCGGTAGCAGTGCTTTTGAGACCGGGCGGATCATAAGCTCCATTACAGGTGCTGTGACTCGCCGATTGATTGAACTGGCCCAGGAGAAGCTGGGTCCGGCACCGATTGCCTATGCCTGGCTGGCCTGCGGCTCACAGGGTCGGCAAGAACAAACCGGAGCCACCGATCAGGATAATTGCCTGATACTCAGCGATGATTATGAGGCTGAAGTGCACGGCGAGTATTTCGCGAAGATGGCAGAATTTGTGTGTGACGGACTCAACGAGTCTGGTTATGTCTATTGCCCGGGTGACATGATGGCCAGTAATCCGAAGTGGTGTCAGCCTGTTTCTGTCTGGCGCGACTATTTCAATGACTGGATCAAACGACCAGGCCCGACAGCGCAAATGCTGGCAAGTGTCATGTTTGATCTGCGTTCCATACAAGGCGATATGACGCTCTACGAGCCGCTGCGTGAAGAACTATTAGCCAGTGCGAGTAGCAACAGCATCTTTGTTGCACACATGACCAGCAACTGCCTGACGCATAGGCCCCCGATTGGCTGGTTCGGCCGGATTAAAACTGCCTCTTCAGGTCCACACCGTGGCAAGATAGATCTCAAGCACGGGGGTGTTGTTCCGATCGTCGATATTGCAAGGCTGTACGCTCTTTCGGCAGCACAACCTTTCGTCAATACCGTGCAACGACTCAGTGCCAGTGTCGATTCGGGTGTGTTGAGTCAGTCAGGTGCACGTAGTCTGTGCGATGCCTACGAAGTGATCTCCCTGACAAGACTCAGGCATCAGGTGCGCCAGATAAAGCGTGCCGAACCTGTCGACAATCATGTTGATCTTGCTACCTTGAGCTCGTCAGAACGTGATCGCTTGCGGCACGCCATGAAGACGGTAAAAGACATCCAGGCTGCCATGAGTAACCGAATTGCCATGCTCGGCCGTTAATCCAGGAAATACCCGCTACACATGCTTGTTAATCTCATTTCGGCCATTGCCGTATCGGCCATTGTCTTTCTGCTTGTCTGGGCCTATTTTCGTACGGTGAAAAAGCCCATGCCACGCGCGCTGCTCCCGATTCTGATTGGAGGCACGGCGATCTCATACGGCATCTACAGCGAATACTCGTGGGAATCCCGGACGTTGCAGCAGATGCCCGCGTCAGTGGAGGTGGTCAGTACGTTTGAGGGGCGCTCTGTTTTTTCGCCTTGGGCCTATCTCATTCCTCGAACGGATCGTATGTCGCTGGTTGACACCAATACCATACGGCGTAATCCCGAGCATCCGGACTATCTCATCCTGGATCTTTTGCTGATGCAGCGTTTCAGTCCTGTCATGCAGGTTCGCCAGCTTGTTGATTGCCAGCGCTCCCAGCGGGCCGATCTGACAAACGATCCTGTCTTTGATAGCGAGGGCTTGCCTACGGACCTGCAATGGGAAACATTGCCCGAAGATCATCGGTTGCTGGAAGTGGCCTGCGCCACACCGTAGTTATTGACTTGATTTACCGTCAAGTCTCAGCACCCCTGGAACCAACAGGGGCGCTGCAGCGATGCCTTTAACGCATTTCGTTCACGTAGCAATGTGCTTCAGTCAGGGCCGCATGCTGCATGATGAGCAAAGGCTCATTCATGTTATCGAGCGCCAGGGCGTTTATGTCCAGTAACGCCAGCGCATCGCTGGATTCTACCTCAAGCATTTTTCTTTCAGATTGTGTGGCAATGCGCGCTGTCACTTTTTCAAGCACGGCACCCAGCTGGATGCCGTGTTCGGCCAGTAACCAGTTGAAAATCAGCTCGGGAACCGCCTCTGTCGTTGTTGGAAAATTGCTGACTCGGGTATGCGGGATGATGAAGTTGTCCAGCATGACTGGCTTGTCTCCGGCAATGCGGACCCGCGTAAGTTGTGTGACGCAGGTATCGGGCGGTAGCTTCAATCGTTCGCTCTCGGCTTGACTGGCTTGCCGGTTAGCGATTCCCAGTACTTTGGCAACGGTTGTTATCAGCTGACCATCTGATGTCTGCAGACGAAAATACTTGTAGAAGCGTGACAGGGTGTGGTTAGGCATACGCCCGGTGACCACCGTCCCGGTACGTCGTCGTCGCATGACGATACCCTCGTTGGTCAGATCCCCCATTGCCCGGCGGATGGTCCCGTAGGAGACGCCCAGCATTTTGGCCAGCTCTGTTTCTGTGGGCAGAACGTCACCTGCAGACCAGCTTCCCGAGGTGATTCGCTCGACTATTCGATCCTTGACTTGTTCGTGCAAAGGGGCTGACACAAGACTGCCACCCATCTCTACTGCCTTGTTCATTTTCTAACTCCTTCCAAAAAGCGCTTGCATATTTTTGCAATATGTATTTCTATATAGGTATGAGTTTTCAAATTATATCTGATCCAGACGTTGATCGCATGCTTTCTCAGCTATCAACGTTGGTGGCCTGCGATACCAGTTTCCCGCCAGGCGACAGCTATGCCGATATGGCTGAAATCGTTATCAATTTGTGCCGGGAGCTGAATGCCACGCATGAATTTGTTCGGATTCCAGAGCCGTTGTGGGCCTCCCCGGGCGTGCATGGTCCCCGAATCAACTTGCTGACAACGCCTGCGATTGTGCAGGAAGGTCTACCGGAATTATTGATCTATTTTCATGTCGACACGGCACCGGCAGGTGACGGCTGGCAGCGTCCTCCCTTTGAAGTAACACACGAGAACGGGATTGTTTACGGGCGTGGGACAGCTGATATGAAAGGTACGATCGTGGCCGTGCTGGATGCTTTGTACCGCCTGCAACAATCTGAAGTTGAACTCAAGTATCAGCCCATTCTGGCATTTTGTACCGATGAGGAGGGCGGCAAGTATCCGGGTATTCGCTATCTGGCTGAAACCATGGAGTTGCCTGAATTGCTACTCAATCTCAATGGTTCTGCTGAAAAGCGCATTTGGGCAGGTTGTTTTGGCTCATTGAACTACGAACTGGTCTGCCGCGGTAAATCAGCTCACTCGGGTACGCCGGAACTGGGGGTGAATGCCGTAGAAGAGGGCATGGCCGCGATACAGGCATTGATGAATCTGAAACCTGTCATTGAACAGCGTTGCAGTCAGATGCCGGCAGCGCCTGACGCCAGTGGACCGCTACAGGCACATCTGACTATCACCTCGATATCGGGGGGTGACAAGGGCGCGGCTGTGCCCGGCGAATGTCGCATCGTGTTCAATCGTCGTTACCTGCCTGAGGAAGATGAGCGGCAGGTGTACAACGAACTGCAAGCTGTCATAGAGCAGGCGCTGGCTGGCAGCAAGTTACTGGAGTGGTCGCTGCAGGAGATTGGACATCTGCCTCCTGTCAGGGATCCGGATGGCCCTGGAACTGATCGCTGGACAGCGGCGCGAGCCACCGCTTGCAACGAACCCATTGACAGCTTCGTGCGCTAT is a window encoding:
- a CDS encoding sodium:solute symporter family protein — its product is MEQYSLNLLFVGATFLLYIGIAIWARAGSTSEFYAAGRGVHPVLNGMATAADWMSAASFISMAGLIASTGYDNSTYLMGWTGGYVLLALLLAPYLRKFGKFTVPEFIGDRFYSPTARMVAVACLIIASITYVIGQMTGVGVAFSRFLEVDNDTGLFIGAAIVFFYAVLGGMKGVTYTQVAQYCVLILAYTIPAIFISLQLTGVALPPIGLFSDHVASGVPLLTKLNQVVTELGFANYTEHHSNTLNMVLFTLSLMIGTAGLPHVIIRFFTVPKVSDARWSAGWALVFIALLYLTAPAVGAMARMNLMDTVYPGGAQSESLKYEERPDWMKNWEVTGLLKFEDKNGDGQIQLYNDKSEAFAATAEANGWKGSELTVNPDIIVLANPEIAALPGWVIALVAAGGLAAALSTAAGLLLAISSAVSHDVIKGTLAPNISEKGELLSARIAMAVAIAVATWLGLNPPGFAAQTVALAFGLAAASIFPALMMGIFSTRVNNIGAVLGMLSGLLFTLVYIFMYKGWFFVPGTNQLMDTPEGWILGISPLSIGSVGAMLNFFVAIMVSRATAPPPAHIRELVESIRVPRGSGAATDH
- a CDS encoding DUF294 nucleotidyltransferase-like domain-containing protein; this translates as MNQPANSQSDVVAVDNANVVYKPQAVSVSVPDVAGSDRLTSVLVREVMSVDPLSVHPSESIQRAALRMGKHRISCLPVVEDGRLVGMVTESDFVSKVVAKSLMVTQPVSRVSTQQPHFVTPDQSVLDVLTLMTRHRIAHMPVCIDGMLVGIVTQTDVIRHQVATSVFMVGDIARMKSSTAIAAVVQELPRLLVSRVDSGSSAFETGRIISSITGAVTRRLIELAQEKLGPAPIAYAWLACGSQGRQEQTGATDQDNCLILSDDYEAEVHGEYFAKMAEFVCDGLNESGYVYCPGDMMASNPKWCQPVSVWRDYFNDWIKRPGPTAQMLASVMFDLRSIQGDMTLYEPLREELLASASSNSIFVAHMTSNCLTHRPPIGWFGRIKTASSGPHRGKIDLKHGGVVPIVDIARLYALSAAQPFVNTVQRLSASVDSGVLSQSGARSLCDAYEVISLTRLRHQVRQIKRAEPVDNHVDLATLSSSERDRLRHAMKTVKDIQAAMSNRIAMLGR
- a CDS encoding GntR family transcriptional regulator, coding for MNKAVEMGGSLVSAPLHEQVKDRIVERITSGSWSAGDVLPTETELAKMLGVSYGTIRRAMGDLTNEGIVMRRRRTGTVVTGRMPNHTLSRFYKYFRLQTSDGQLITTVAKVLGIANRQASQAESERLKLPPDTCVTQLTRVRIAGDKPVMLDNFIIPHTRVSNFPTTTEAVPELIFNWLLAEHGIQLGAVLEKVTARIATQSERKMLEVESSDALALLDINALALDNMNEPLLIMQHAALTEAHCYVNEMR
- a CDS encoding M20 family metallopeptidase, whose product is MLSQLSTLVACDTSFPPGDSYADMAEIVINLCRELNATHEFVRIPEPLWASPGVHGPRINLLTTPAIVQEGLPELLIYFHVDTAPAGDGWQRPPFEVTHENGIVYGRGTADMKGTIVAVLDALYRLQQSEVELKYQPILAFCTDEEGGKYPGIRYLAETMELPELLLNLNGSAEKRIWAGCFGSLNYELVCRGKSAHSGTPELGVNAVEEGMAAIQALMNLKPVIEQRCSQMPAAPDASGPLQAHLTITSISGGDKGAAVPGECRIVFNRRYLPEEDERQVYNELQAVIEQALAGSKLLEWSLQEIGHLPPVRDPDGPGTDRWTAARATACNEPIDSFVRYGSTTSSDFGWVQRAGIQHMMLGGLSRPGRNVHGADEHTTEKDLVELSRAIQYFLAADFQPQTSEAVPLAEPTDYTS